A genomic stretch from Arachis stenosperma cultivar V10309 chromosome 3, arast.V10309.gnm1.PFL2, whole genome shotgun sequence includes:
- the LOC130969230 gene encoding tubulin-folding cofactor C, protein MEESKEEAEAALQKKYSSMVERLNKRHQSRSDNNNESESSSSPAFESTSSFLTRFSNLKSSIESQLTHSHSLSSSDPSQLKPHFEQISASISHLEKLVAENSYFLPSYDVRSSLKTIADLKHTLETLISQLLPKKKFSFKNKAATNKDTTNNNNNNNNTVTPQEPKQPLPLNRDSPGFRNKSGELLVGDFRGSEVGEFTVSDLDSCEVRIIGCVRTLFVHRLKNSRVYVGPVMGSVLIEDVEGCVFAMASHQIRIHAATRSDFYLRVRSRPIIEDSNGVRFAPYCLRYEGIEEDLRGAGLDAETGNWENVDDFKWLRAVQSPNWSILPENVRVGIVDFNSENGKEEEI, encoded by the coding sequence atggaagaaagcaaagaagaagcaGAGGCAGCGCTGCAGAAGAAGTACTCGTCAATGGTGGAACGGCTCAACAAACGCCACCAATCCCGTTCAGACAATAACAACGAATCGGAATCATCTTCATCCCCTGCCTTCGAGTCCACGTCATCCTTCCTCACCCGATTCTCCAACCTCAAATCCTCCATCGAATCCCAACTCACTCACTCCCATTCCCTCTCCTCTTCCGACCCATCGCAGCTCAAACCCCATTTCGAGCAAATCTCAGCATCAATCTCCCATTTGGAGAAGCTTGTTGCAGAAAACTCCTACTTCCTTCCCTCCTACGACGTTCGATCCTCCCTCAAAACCATCGCCGATTTGAAACACACCCTAGAAACCCTCATCTCCCAGCTTCTCCCTAAGAAGAAGTTCTCCTTCAAGAACAAGGCTGCCACCAACAAAGACActaccaacaacaacaacaacaacaacaatactGTTACTCCACAAGAACCCAAGCAGCCCCTACCTCTCAATCGCGACTCCCCGGGGTTCAGGAACAAATCCGGCGAGCTTTTGGTGGGTGATTTTAGGGGATCGGAGGTTGGCGAATTCACGGTGTCTGATCTCGATTCCTGCGAGGTTAGGATAATTGGTTGTGTGAGGACGCTCTTCGTTCACAGGTTGAAGAATTCTAGGGTTTACGTTGGGCCCGTGATGGGTTCAGTCCTCATCGAGGACGTTGAAGGCTGCGTTTTTGCCATGGCGTCACATCAGATTCGGATCCACGCTGCAACAAGGAGCGATTTTTACCTGAGAGTTAGGAGCAGGCCCATAATCGAGGACAGCAATGGGGTGAGGTTTGCGCCGTACTGCTTGCGCTACGAAGGGATCGAAGAGGATCTTCGTGGTGCTGGTCTTGATGCAGAAACCGGGAATTGGGAGAATGTGGACGATTTCAAGTGGTTGAGGGCGGTGCAGTCTCCAAATTGGTCGATTTTGCCGGAAAATGTTAGGGTTGGAATCGTTGATTTCAATTCGGAAAATGGGAAGGAGGAGGAAATTTGA
- the LOC130969229 gene encoding probable LRR receptor-like serine/threonine-protein kinase At5g10290 yields MSFLFLVLLLGCLCSFVLPDAQGDALYALKLSLNASSNQLTDWNVNQVNPCTWSRVNCDQSNNVIQVSLALMGLTGTLTPRIGVLKNLTALSLQGNAITGNIPKELGNLTNLGRLDLENNRLTGQIPSSLGNLNKLQFLTLSQNNLNGTIPESLGNLPSLINVMLNSNDLSGEIPEQLFKVTKYNFSGNKLNCGVNYPHPCASSNTDQGSPHKVKVGLIVGIIMGLIVILFLVGLLYFWCKNKHKGYKREIFVDVAGEVDRRIAFGQLKRFAWRELQIATDNFSEKNVLGQGGFGKVYKGVLADNTKVAVKRLTDYESPGGDAAFQREVEMISVAVHRNLLRLIGFCTTPTERLLVYPFMQNLSVAYRLRELKPGEPVLDWPTRKRVALGTARGLEYLHEHCNPKIIHRDVKAANVLLDEDFEAVVGDFGLAKLVDVRKTNVTTQVRGTMGHIAPEYLSTGKSSERTDVFGYGIMLLELVTGQRAIDFSRLEEEDDVLLLDHVKKLEREKRLDAIVDRNLNKNYNIQEVEMMIQVALLCTQATPEDRPLMSEVVRMLEGEGLAERWEEWQHVEVNRRQEYERLQRRFDWGEDSVYNQDAIELSGGR; encoded by the exons ATGAGCTTCTTATTTTTGGTTCTGTTATTGGGTTGCTTATGTTCATTTGTGCTACCTGATGCTCAAG GAGACGCTCTATATGCGTTGAAGCTATCACTGAATGCTTCATCTAACCAGCTTACTGATTGGAATGTAAATCAAGTGAACCCTTGTACTTGGTCGCGTGTTAACTGTGACCAGAGCAACAATGTCATTCAAGT TTCGCTAGCATTAATGGGACTCACAGGAACCTTGACCCCAAGAATAGGAGTTCTAAAAAATCTTACTGCTCT TTCTTTGCAAGGGAATGCCATCACAGGAAACATACCAAAAGAATTAGGAAATCTGACAAACTTGGGCAGGTTGGATTTGGAAAATAACAGATTAACTGGCCAAATACCATCTTCCCTTGGCAATCTAAATAAGCTCCAATTCTT GACACTAAGTCAAAACAATCTCAATGGCACTATACCAGAGTCACTTGGCAATCTCCCAAGCTTGATCAATGT CATGTTAAATTCAAATGATCTTAGTGGTGAAATCCCGGAGCAGTTGTTCAAAGTAACTAAGTACAA TTTCTCTGGAAATAAATTGAATTGTGGCGTGAATTATCCTCATCCTTGTGCATCTAGTAATACAGACCAAG GTTCACCACATAAAGTGAAAGTTGGACTCATTGTTGGAATTATTATGGGGTTAATTGTTATTCTTTTCCTTGTTGGCCTTCTATACTTTTGGTGCAAAAATAAACACAAGGGTTACAAGCGTGAAATTTTTGTTGATGTTGCAG gtGAAGTTGACCGACGAATTGCATTTGGTCAACTAAAGAGATTTGCATGGAGAGAACTACAGATAGCAACAGACAACTTCAGTGAGAAAAATGTTTTAGGACAAGGAGGATTTGGAAAGGTTTACAAAGGTGTTCTTGCTGATAACACAAAAGTTGCTGTGAAAAGGTTAACTGATTATGAAAGCCCTGGGGGAGATGCAGCTTTCCAGCGTGAAGTTGAAATGATAAGTGTAGCTGTTCATCGGAACCTGTTACGATTGATTGGGTTTTGCACAACTCCAACTGAACGCCTGTTAGTTTATCCCTTCATGCAAAATTTGAGTGTCGCCTATCGTCTACGAG AACTTAAGCCTGGGGAACCTGTTTTAGACTGGCCTACAAGAAAAAGAGTGGCTCTGGGAACAGCTCGTGGCCTTGAATATCTTCATGAGCATTGCAATCCCAAAATTATTCATCGAGATGTGAAGGCAGCTAATGTATTACTTGATGAAGATTTTGAGGCAGTTGTTGGCGACTTCGGTTTGGCAAAGTTAGTTGATGTCCGCAAGACTAATGTGACAACTCAAGTTCGTGGGACAATGGGACATATAGCTCCTGAATACTTGTCCACTGGAAAGTCGTCAGAGAGGACTGATGTTTTTGGCTATGGGATTATGCTTTTGGAGCTGGTTACAGGTCAAAGAGCAATTGACTTCTCACGATTGGAAGAGGAAGATGATGTGCTATTGCTTGACCATGTTAAGAAATTAGAACGGGAGAAGAGACTAGATGCTATTGTTGACCGCAAcctaaataaaaattacaatatACAAGAGGTAGAAATGATGATACAAGTTGCATTGCTCTGCACACAAGCAACACCAGAGGATCGGCCACTGATGTCCGAGGTTGTAAGAATGCTAGAAGGAGAAGGTTTGGCTGAAAGGTGGGAGGAATGGCAGCATGTGGAAGTCAATCGGAGGCAAGAATATGAGAGATTACAAAGAAGATTCGACTGGGGTGAAGATTCAGTCTACAATCAAGATGCCATTGAGTTGTCTGGTGGGAGATAA